One window of Betaproteobacteria bacterium genomic DNA carries:
- a CDS encoding DUF58 domain-containing protein, producing the protein MTAATSALAAMRAMPIALRRWIDTWLYQLRGPQPGPIVLGHRRVYILPTSHGCIFFLVLLLMLAGSVNYSLSLGFILTFLLAGLGVNGMLYTFRNMANLRISAGRPRSVFAGDVVEFPLRIENATGVSRAALEAVSAAGQAHGFDVAADSDAVAPIALPARSRGRLRIGRVMLQTRFPLGLFRAWSYLEPDVDCIVFARPETPPVPLPSPTGERGEGPASALGNEDFSGLRAYHAGDSPRRIAWKADAQNRGLLSKVFSGQADSELWLDWNALPEAMATEARISRLTRWVLEADAAGMTYGLRLPPTVIEPAAGAGHRTQCLEALALLPQ; encoded by the coding sequence TTGACGGCTGCCACATCCGCGCTCGCCGCCATGCGCGCCATGCCCATTGCACTACGACGCTGGATCGACACCTGGCTGTATCAGCTGCGCGGTCCGCAGCCGGGGCCCATCGTGCTCGGGCACAGGCGCGTGTACATCCTGCCGACCTCGCACGGCTGCATCTTTTTCCTGGTGCTGTTGCTGATGCTGGCCGGCTCGGTCAACTATTCGCTCTCGCTCGGCTTCATCCTCACGTTCCTGCTGGCAGGCCTGGGCGTGAACGGGATGCTGTACACGTTCCGCAACATGGCGAACCTGCGCATTTCCGCCGGCCGGCCACGCTCGGTGTTCGCCGGCGACGTGGTCGAGTTCCCCTTGCGCATCGAGAACGCCACCGGCGTAAGCCGTGCCGCACTGGAAGCGGTCTCGGCAGCCGGCCAGGCGCATGGCTTCGACGTCGCGGCAGACTCCGATGCCGTGGCGCCGATCGCGCTTCCTGCGCGCAGCCGCGGCCGGCTGCGTATCGGCCGCGTGATGCTGCAGACGCGCTTTCCGCTCGGGCTGTTCCGTGCCTGGAGCTACCTCGAGCCCGATGTCGACTGCATCGTTTTCGCGCGCCCGGAAACGCCGCCGGTGCCCTTGCCCTCGCCAACCGGAGAACGCGGCGAGGGCCCGGCATCGGCGCTCGGCAACGAAGATTTCTCGGGGCTTCGCGCTTATCACGCAGGAGACTCGCCGCGACGCATCGCCTGGAAAGCCGATGCGCAGAATCGGGGGCTCCTCAGCAAGGTATTCAGCGGCCAGGCCGATAGCGAGTTGTGGCTCGACTGGAACGCGTTGCCCGAGGCGATGGCCACCGAGGCGCGAATCTCGCGGCTCACACGCTGGGTGCTCGAAGCCGATGCAGCCGGCATGACTTACGGCTTGCGATTGCCGCCGACGGTGATCGAGCCGGCTGCGGGCGCGGGACATCGCACACAATGCCTGGAAGCGCTCGCCCTGCTGCCGCAATGA
- a CDS encoding DUF3488 domain-containing protein — translation MPGSARPAAAMTTRLDPRNVAWMALSMALVTLPHVERLPVWITALAALAIAWRLHLGWRGGVLPRKWLLLTVVAGASAGIYLSFGTLFGRDAGVALLVVMLTLKLLEMASMRDAMIVIFLSYFVVLTNFLYSQTIPTALLMLVGVWVITGTMIGLQWRAGALRYQETLRLSAIMLAQATPVMLVLFVLFPRVQGPVWGLPRDAFAGITGLSDSMSPGTLSQLSLSDAVAFRVQFQGEMPKPNQLYWRGPVLWYFDGTSWHMGMTFGTTSASYAPVGTGAAYSYTVTLEPHDKRWLFALELPAKLPPNSHFTTDFQLLANRPVRSRTRYEMTSHTSYRLGYEGLSPYERRRALQLPEGYNWRARALALNMHNAARDDEDMVNQVLAMFRTQPFFYTLTPPLLGENPVDDFLFNTRSGFCEHYASAFVFLMRAAGIPARVVTGYQGGEVNPIGDYMIVRQSEAHAWAEAWIEERGWVRVDPTAAVSPQRVESGIAATVPTTDGLRLALRSNSEWLRQLRFTWDSFANTWNQWVLGYTPERQYWLLSRVGLDRATWQTLALILLAITGFITCIFAALILRRLHRRTRDPVAAIYARFCRKLARRGAQRAPSEGPADFAARAAGRVPEAAGAIRAITDLYIALRYGARAADTDMRRLKRMVREFEI, via the coding sequence ATGCCTGGAAGCGCTCGCCCTGCTGCCGCAATGACGACACGGCTCGATCCCCGCAACGTCGCGTGGATGGCGCTGTCCATGGCGCTGGTCACGCTGCCCCACGTCGAGCGCCTGCCGGTCTGGATCACCGCTCTGGCGGCGCTGGCCATCGCCTGGCGGCTCCACCTCGGCTGGAGAGGCGGGGTGCTGCCCCGCAAGTGGCTGCTGCTCACCGTGGTGGCGGGCGCGAGCGCCGGTATCTATCTCAGCTTCGGCACGCTGTTCGGACGCGACGCCGGGGTAGCGCTGCTGGTGGTCATGCTGACACTGAAGCTGCTCGAGATGGCGAGCATGCGCGATGCCATGATCGTCATCTTCCTTTCCTACTTCGTCGTCCTGACCAACTTCCTGTACTCGCAGACCATCCCGACGGCGCTGCTCATGCTGGTCGGCGTCTGGGTCATCACCGGCACGATGATCGGCCTGCAATGGCGCGCAGGCGCGCTGCGCTACCAGGAGACGTTGCGCTTGTCCGCCATCATGCTGGCGCAGGCCACGCCCGTGATGCTGGTGCTGTTCGTGCTGTTTCCGCGAGTGCAGGGGCCGGTCTGGGGCTTGCCGCGCGACGCGTTCGCGGGCATCACCGGGTTGTCCGATTCGATGAGCCCGGGCACCCTGAGCCAGCTGAGCCTTTCGGACGCGGTCGCGTTCCGCGTGCAATTCCAGGGCGAGATGCCCAAGCCGAATCAGCTGTACTGGCGCGGGCCGGTGCTGTGGTACTTCGACGGCACGTCGTGGCACATGGGCATGACCTTCGGCACCACGTCCGCCAGCTATGCGCCGGTCGGGACAGGCGCCGCGTACAGCTATACCGTCACGCTGGAGCCGCACGACAAGCGCTGGCTGTTCGCGCTCGAGCTGCCGGCGAAGCTTCCGCCCAACAGCCATTTCACCACCGACTTCCAGTTGCTGGCGAACCGGCCGGTGCGAAGCCGCACGCGCTACGAGATGACCTCGCACACCAGCTACCGGCTGGGCTACGAAGGATTGAGCCCGTACGAGCGCCGGCGCGCGCTGCAGCTGCCCGAAGGTTACAACTGGCGCGCAAGGGCGCTCGCGCTCAACATGCACAACGCCGCGCGCGACGACGAAGACATGGTGAACCAGGTGCTGGCGATGTTCCGCACTCAGCCGTTCTTCTACACCCTCACCCCGCCGCTGCTGGGCGAGAATCCGGTCGATGATTTCCTGTTCAACACGCGCAGCGGCTTTTGCGAGCACTATGCCTCCGCGTTCGTTTTTCTCATGCGCGCGGCCGGCATTCCGGCGCGGGTGGTCACCGGCTACCAGGGCGGGGAAGTAAACCCGATCGGCGACTACATGATCGTGCGCCAGTCCGAGGCGCACGCCTGGGCCGAAGCGTGGATCGAGGAACGCGGCTGGGTGCGCGTGGATCCGACTGCGGCGGTCTCGCCGCAGCGCGTGGAATCCGGAATTGCAGCCACCGTGCCGACGACGGACGGATTGCGGCTGGCGCTTCGCAGCAACAGCGAATGGCTGCGGCAACTGCGCTTCACCTGGGATTCGTTCGCCAACACGTGGAACCAGTGGGTGCTCGGCTACACCCCCGAGCGCCAGTACTGGCTGCTGTCGCGCGTGGGCCTGGACCGCGCCACCTGGCAAACGCTCGCGCTGATCCTGCTCGCAATCACCGGCTTCATCACCTGCATCTTCGCAGCGCTGATCCTGCGCCGGCTGCATCGGCGCACGCGCGACCCGGTGGCCGCAATCTATGCGCGCTTCTGCCGCAAGCTCGCTCGGCGCGGCGCGCAACGCGCTCCGTCCGAGGGCCCGGCGGACTTTGCCGCCCGCGCAGCCGGCCGTGTTCCGGAGGCGGCCGGCGCGATCCGCGCGATCACCGATCTGTATATCGCGCTGCGCTACGGGGCGCGCGCGGCAGACACGGACATGCGGCGGTTGAAAAGGATGGTGAGGGAGTTCGAGATTTGA
- a CDS encoding isocitrate/isopropylmalate dehydrogenase family protein produces MDILVLPGDGIGPEISQATLRVLERANERFGLGLQWKHDEMGFVTLKKEGTTFPARILEAARRCAGVILGPVSHLDYPPSDQGGVNPSGEFRVKLDLYANIRPAKSRLGVGLTGKPVDLVIFRECTEGFYADRNMYMGIGEFMPTEDMALSVRRVTAKCCNRIARRAFEAARGRRKKVTAVHKQNVLRISDALFLREVRKVAQEFPDVQLEEVIVDAMAALLVRDPTRFDIIVSTNMFGDILSDEASELSGSLGLAGSVNAGDDLCVAQAQHGSAPDIAGQDKANPTSLILSAAMMLEWMGRRHASDALTQAAAAIEAAVDSALSNPQTRTADLKGPLGTRAFTQVVVDKLG; encoded by the coding sequence ATGGACATCCTGGTCCTGCCGGGCGACGGCATCGGCCCCGAAATCTCGCAAGCGACGCTGCGCGTGCTCGAGCGCGCGAACGAGCGCTTCGGGCTCGGCTTGCAGTGGAAGCACGACGAGATGGGCTTCGTCACGCTGAAGAAGGAAGGCACGACCTTTCCCGCGCGCATCCTGGAAGCGGCCCGGCGCTGCGCCGGGGTGATCCTGGGGCCGGTCTCGCATCTGGACTATCCGCCCTCGGACCAGGGCGGGGTCAATCCTTCCGGCGAATTCCGCGTCAAGCTCGACCTGTACGCCAACATCCGTCCCGCCAAATCCCGCCTGGGTGTGGGCCTGACCGGCAAGCCGGTCGACCTGGTCATCTTTCGCGAATGCACCGAAGGCTTCTATGCCGATCGCAACATGTACATGGGCATCGGCGAATTCATGCCGACCGAGGACATGGCGCTGTCGGTGCGCCGCGTCACCGCCAAGTGCTGCAACCGGATCGCGCGGCGCGCGTTCGAGGCGGCGCGAGGGCGGCGCAAGAAGGTCACGGCCGTGCACAAGCAGAACGTGCTGCGCATCTCGGATGCGCTGTTCCTGCGCGAAGTGCGCAAGGTCGCGCAGGAATTTCCCGACGTGCAGCTGGAAGAAGTGATCGTCGATGCGATGGCCGCACTGCTCGTGCGCGATCCGACCCGCTTCGACATCATCGTGTCCACCAACATGTTCGGCGACATCCTGTCCGATGAGGCTTCCGAGCTTTCGGGCAGCCTCGGCCTCGCCGGCTCGGTCAATGCCGGCGACGATCTGTGCGTGGCCCAGGCGCAGCACGGCTCGGCGCCCGACATCGCCGGTCAGGACAAGGCCAATCCCACCTCGCTCATCCTTTCGGCTGCGATGATGCTGGAATGGATGGGGCGCCGCCACGCTTCGGATGCGTTGACGCAGGCCGCGGCTGCGATCGAGGCGGCCGTCGATTCGGCTTTGTCGAACCCGCAGACGCGTACCGCCGATCTCAAGGGTCCGCTCGGTACGCGCGCCTTCACCCAGGTCGTCGTCGACAAGCTCGGTTGA
- a CDS encoding protein-L-isoaspartate(D-aspartate) O-methyltransferase, which yields MTERVRGIGMTSERTRLRMVERLRAGGVHDEAVLGAMAEIPRHIFVDDALASRAYDDVSLPLGHGQTISNPFTVARMCELVRASRPLGRVLEVGTGCGYQAAVLSKLAREVFSVERIGALLEQARVRILRELKLRNVRMKLADGREGLPEAAPFDAIVIAAAANAPPAALLEQLAPGGRMILPLGTQKQRLCLIERSASGLIDNMLEEVHFVPLRAGTLR from the coding sequence ATGACCGAGCGCGTGCGCGGCATCGGCATGACCTCGGAGCGCACGCGCCTGCGCATGGTGGAGCGATTGCGCGCGGGCGGGGTACACGATGAAGCGGTGCTCGGCGCCATGGCCGAAATTCCGCGCCACATCTTCGTCGACGACGCGTTGGCGAGCCGCGCTTACGACGACGTATCGCTTCCGCTCGGCCACGGTCAGACGATCTCGAACCCGTTCACGGTCGCGAGGATGTGCGAGCTGGTGCGTGCCAGCCGCCCGCTGGGGCGCGTGCTCGAAGTGGGCACCGGTTGCGGCTATCAGGCCGCCGTGCTTTCGAAGCTGGCACGCGAGGTGTTCTCGGTCGAGCGCATCGGCGCGCTGCTGGAGCAGGCGCGCGTACGCATCCTGCGCGAATTGAAGCTGCGCAACGTGCGCATGAAACTGGCCGATGGCAGAGAGGGACTGCCCGAGGCGGCGCCGTTCGACGCGATCGTGATCGCTGCGGCGGCGAACGCACCGCCCGCAGCGTTGCTCGAGCAGCTGGCACCGGGTGGTAGAATGATTCTGCCGTTGGGAACCCAGAAGCAGCGACTTTGTCTGATCGAGCGCTCGGCTTCGGGTCTGATCGACAACATGCTGGAAGAAGTTCATTTCGTACCGCTGCGCGCGGGCACGCTGCGATGA
- a CDS encoding peptidoglycan DD-metalloendopeptidase family protein, with amino-acid sequence MRMRMRCAVAAGLAVALSGCMVARHPAPVVERKPAPSRVEARPGTYIVKRGDTLYAIAVAHGIDYRDLARWNNITDPAAIEVGQVLLVKDPNAAPAAPTVAAPTEPAPGAAVARPYQAPPPVQGQAMGADGVPLLPPLGDKPAVAEIPPADLITTPQAIKLPYSEAALAQLQETTSAPSAAAATAPAAAPEKQPAPATTDDPDAVNWGWPTKGKVIAGFNENGGPKGVQIAGNLGQAIVASAPGRVVYTGSGLRGYGNLVIIKHNDTYLSAYAHNRSVLVKQGDAVTKGQKIAEMGDSDASRVMLHFEIRRLGKPVDPIKFLPPT; translated from the coding sequence ATGAGAATGCGAATGCGCTGCGCGGTTGCCGCAGGGTTGGCCGTCGCGCTGAGCGGTTGCATGGTCGCGCGGCATCCCGCGCCGGTCGTGGAGCGCAAGCCCGCGCCGAGCAGGGTCGAGGCGCGGCCCGGCACCTACATCGTCAAGCGCGGCGACACGCTGTACGCCATTGCAGTCGCCCACGGCATCGACTACCGCGACCTGGCGCGCTGGAACAACATCACCGATCCCGCCGCCATCGAGGTCGGCCAGGTGCTGCTGGTCAAGGATCCGAACGCGGCCCCCGCGGCGCCGACCGTCGCGGCGCCAACCGAGCCGGCGCCCGGTGCGGCCGTAGCCCGGCCCTATCAGGCGCCGCCGCCCGTGCAAGGGCAGGCGATGGGAGCCGATGGCGTGCCCTTGCTGCCACCGCTTGGCGACAAGCCGGCTGTCGCGGAAATACCGCCCGCCGACCTCATCACCACGCCGCAGGCAATCAAGCTGCCGTACTCGGAAGCGGCGCTCGCCCAGTTGCAGGAAACCACGTCCGCGCCCTCGGCTGCCGCCGCAACTGCGCCGGCTGCGGCGCCGGAAAAGCAGCCAGCGCCGGCTACGACCGACGATCCGGATGCGGTGAATTGGGGCTGGCCGACCAAGGGCAAGGTGATCGCAGGCTTCAACGAGAACGGCGGGCCGAAGGGCGTGCAGATAGCGGGCAATCTCGGCCAGGCCATCGTCGCCAGCGCGCCCGGCCGGGTCGTGTATACCGGCAGCGGATTGCGTGGCTACGGCAATCTGGTCATCATCAAGCACAACGACACCTATCTGTCGGCCTACGCCCACAACCGCAGCGTGCTGGTGAAGCAGGGCGACGCGGTGACCAAGGGTCAGAAGATCGCCGAGATGGGCGACTCGGATGCGAGCCGCGTCATGCTGCACTTCGAGATCCGGCGCCTCGGCAAGCCGGTGGATCCGATCAAGTTCTTACCGCCAACGTGA
- the surE gene encoding 5'/3'-nucleotidase SurE: protein MRILLSNDDGYFAPGLAVLAKTLAQVAEVTVVAPERDRSGSSNSLTLDRPLTLRRAPSGFSYVNGTPTDCVHLAVTGLIDFVPDMIVSGINDGANMGDDTIYSGTVAAATEGFLLGIPSLAISLAGGHGAHFETAAHYACRLVERFGDGAPAANVLLNVNVPDLPLAQVEGMEVTRLGKRHKAEPVVRATTPRGDTVYWVGAAGAAQDAGEGTDFHAIANRRVSITPLQMDLTHFAQLGAVRDWLARDR from the coding sequence ATGCGCATTCTGCTGAGCAACGACGACGGCTATTTCGCGCCGGGGCTCGCGGTATTGGCGAAGACGCTGGCACAGGTGGCCGAGGTGACCGTCGTGGCCCCCGAGCGCGATCGCAGCGGCTCCAGCAATTCGCTCACCCTCGATCGGCCGCTTACGCTGCGGCGCGCGCCGAGCGGTTTCAGCTATGTCAACGGCACCCCGACCGATTGCGTGCACCTGGCGGTCACGGGGCTGATCGATTTCGTTCCCGACATGATCGTCTCGGGCATCAACGACGGCGCCAACATGGGCGACGATACGATCTATTCGGGAACGGTCGCCGCCGCCACCGAGGGCTTCCTGCTCGGCATCCCGTCACTGGCGATCTCGCTCGCCGGCGGCCACGGCGCGCACTTCGAGACCGCGGCGCACTATGCGTGCCGCCTGGTCGAGCGCTTCGGCGACGGCGCGCCGGCGGCCAACGTGCTGCTGAACGTCAACGTGCCCGATCTGCCGCTGGCGCAGGTCGAAGGCATGGAGGTGACGCGGCTCGGCAAGCGCCACAAGGCCGAGCCGGTCGTGCGCGCGACCACCCCGCGCGGCGATACGGTGTACTGGGTGGGGGCGGCTGGCGCCGCTCAGGATGCCGGCGAAGGCACCGACTTCCATGCAATCGCCAACCGGCGCGTTTCGATCACCCCCTTGCAGATGGATCTGACGCATTTCGCCCAGCTCGGCGCCGTGCGCGATTGGCTGGCCCGCGACCGATGA
- a CDS encoding AAA domain-containing protein, with translation MTLPLERVFAQVNRIILGKDHQIRMALSCLLAGGHLLIEDIPGVGKTTLAHALASTLGLGFQRIQFTSDLLPADIIGVSVYDREAASFKFHPGPIFTQVLLADEVNRATPKTQSALLEAMEERQVTTEGETRALPEPFFVIATQNPSHQVGTFALPESQLDRFLMRIQLGYPGADAERALLQGTSRRTLLSQLEPCIGPEELANLCAGVTRVHASAALIDYLQALIRYTRTAPELAAGLSPRAGLALLQAARAWALMDARSEVLPEDVQAVIPGVVGHRLHSSDPHGRINDVDVASRLIEAVAIP, from the coding sequence ATGACCTTGCCCCTGGAGCGCGTTTTCGCGCAGGTCAACCGCATCATCCTCGGCAAGGACCATCAGATCCGCATGGCGTTGTCGTGCCTCCTGGCAGGCGGCCATCTGCTGATCGAGGACATCCCCGGCGTGGGCAAGACCACGCTCGCGCACGCGCTGGCAAGCACGCTCGGCCTGGGATTCCAGCGCATCCAGTTCACCAGCGACCTGCTGCCCGCCGACATCATCGGCGTCTCGGTCTACGACCGCGAGGCAGCCTCGTTCAAATTTCATCCCGGCCCGATCTTCACCCAGGTGCTGCTCGCCGACGAGGTGAACCGCGCGACCCCCAAGACCCAAAGCGCGCTGCTGGAAGCGATGGAAGAGCGTCAGGTAACGACCGAAGGCGAAACGCGCGCCCTGCCCGAGCCGTTCTTCGTGATCGCGACCCAGAATCCGTCGCACCAGGTCGGCACCTTTGCATTGCCCGAATCGCAGCTCGACCGCTTCCTGATGCGCATCCAGCTCGGCTACCCGGGCGCCGATGCCGAACGCGCGCTGCTGCAGGGCACGTCGCGGCGCACCTTGCTCAGTCAGCTCGAGCCCTGCATCGGCCCCGAGGAGCTCGCGAATCTTTGTGCCGGCGTCACTCGCGTGCACGCCTCCGCGGCGCTGATCGACTATCTGCAGGCGCTGATCCGTTACACGCGCACCGCCCCCGAGCTCGCGGCCGGCCTGAGCCCCCGGGCCGGGCTCGCTCTGCTGCAAGCCGCGCGCGCCTGGGCCTTGATGGATGCCCGCAGCGAAGTGCTGCCCGAGGACGTACAGGCGGTGATCCCAGGCGTGGTCGGACACCGGCTGCATTCGAGCGACCCGCACGGGCGCATCAACGACGTCGACGTGGCCTCGCGCCTGATCGAGGCCGTAGCCATTCCTTGA